In a genomic window of Scyliorhinus torazame isolate Kashiwa2021f chromosome 5, sScyTor2.1, whole genome shotgun sequence:
- the LOC140420756 gene encoding uncharacterized protein, whose product MERHEDTQNIGKPWKCGDCGKGFRVPSQLEVHRRSHTGERPFTCSVCRKGFTELSTLRKHQRVHTGERPFTCSQCGKGFIRLSSLQTHQRVHTGERPFICSVCEKGFTHLSSMQTHQRVHTGERPFTCSVCEKGFTHLSSLQTHQRVHTGERPFTCSQCEKGFTTSTSLRKHQRVHTGERPFTCSQCEKGFTQLSNLQTHQRVHTGERPFTCSQCEKGFTQSSVLRKHQRVHTGERPFTCSQCEKGFTTSSSLLTHQRVHTGERPFTCSQCEKGFTQSSVLRKHQRVHTGERPFTCSQCDKGFTQSSHLQRHQRVHTGEKPLTCF is encoded by the coding sequence atggagagacacgaggacacccaaaacatagggaaaccgtggaaatgtggggactgtgggaagggattcagggtcccatctcagctggaagttcatcgacgcagccacactggggagaggccgttcacctgctctgtgtgtaggaagggattcactgagttatccaccctgcggaaacaccagcgagttcacactggggagaggccgttcacctgctctcaatgtgggaagggattcattcggttatccagtctgcagacacaccagcgagttcacaccggggagaggccattcatctgctctgtgtgtgagaagggattcactcacttatccagcatgcagacacaccagcgagttcacactggggagaggccattcacctgctctgtgtgtgagaagggattcactcacttatccagcctgcagacacaccagcgagttcacactggggagaggccgttcacctgctctcagtgtgagaagggattcactacttcaacgagcctgcggaaacaccagcgagttcacactggggagaggccgttcacctgctctcagtgtgagaagggattcactcagttatccaacctgcagacacaccagcgagttcacactggggagaggccgttcacctgctctcagtgtgagaagggattcactcaatcatccgtcctgcggaaacaccagcgagttcacactggggagaggccgttcacctgctctcagtgtgagaagggattcactacttcatcgagcctgctgacgcaccagcgagttcacactggggagaggccgttcacctgttctcagtgtgagaagggattcactcaatcatccgtcctgcggaaacaccagcgagttcacaccggggagaggccgttcacctgctctcagtgtgataagggattcactcagtcatcccacctgcagagacaccagcgagttcacaccggggagaagccattaaCCTGCTTTTAG